The following coding sequences lie in one beta proteobacterium CB genomic window:
- a CDS encoding AMP-dependent synthetase and ligase translates to MANIFEQGLERNPANFTPITPLLFLERSAAVYPNRLAIIHGELRQTWSQTYDRCRRLASALQKHGIGLGDTVAVMLPNTPPMVEAHFGIPMAGAVLNALNTRLDPESVAFMLNHGEARVVIVDPEFSGVMKKALELAKKESGREFLVIDVEEKEFDVPGEKLGKLTYEKFLSEGDPQFAWQVPADEWQAICLNYTSGTTGNPKGVVYHHRGAAINAVSNILDWDINKHPIYLWTLPMFHCNGWCFPWTVAARAGINVCLRRVDAQHIFAAIKDHGVTHYCAAPIVHNLLVNAPDELKEGVPTGVKGLIAGAAPPASIIEGMEKLGFDLTHVYGLTEVYGPAAVCVKQDEWNEVDIGERARLNARQGVRYHMQQAIAVLDPETLEPVPADGETMGEIMFKGNIAMKGYLKNEKATKEAFEGGWFHSGDLAVMNPDGYVKMKDRSKDIIISGGENISSVEVEDVLYRHPAVIAAAVVAKPDPKWGETPCAFLEIKPGMEVTPADIITHCKQHLAGFKVPRAIVFCELPKTSTGKIQKFELRKQAGSASAIDV, encoded by the coding sequence ATGGCTAATATTTTTGAGCAAGGTTTAGAGCGCAACCCAGCAAACTTCACTCCAATCACTCCGCTATTATTTTTGGAGCGATCAGCTGCAGTGTATCCAAATCGCTTGGCAATCATTCATGGCGAGCTACGTCAGACTTGGAGTCAAACTTATGATCGTTGTCGTCGCTTAGCAAGCGCCCTGCAAAAGCATGGAATTGGCTTAGGTGATACGGTTGCTGTGATGTTGCCCAATACACCACCTATGGTTGAGGCGCATTTCGGAATTCCGATGGCTGGGGCGGTATTGAATGCTTTGAATACACGCCTTGATCCAGAGTCGGTCGCTTTTATGTTGAATCACGGCGAAGCAAGAGTGGTGATCGTGGACCCTGAATTCTCTGGAGTGATGAAAAAAGCACTTGAGCTCGCCAAGAAAGAGAGCGGCCGCGAGTTTTTAGTGATTGATGTCGAGGAAAAAGAGTTTGATGTACCTGGCGAAAAGCTCGGCAAGCTTACTTATGAAAAATTCCTGTCGGAAGGCGATCCTCAATTCGCTTGGCAAGTACCTGCGGATGAATGGCAGGCCATTTGCCTTAACTACACCTCAGGTACTACTGGTAATCCAAAGGGCGTGGTGTATCACCATCGCGGCGCAGCGATTAATGCTGTTTCTAATATCTTGGATTGGGATATCAACAAGCACCCCATTTATCTTTGGACGCTTCCAATGTTCCATTGCAATGGCTGGTGCTTCCCATGGACTGTAGCTGCACGGGCTGGCATTAATGTGTGTTTGCGTCGTGTTGATGCCCAGCATATTTTTGCGGCGATTAAAGATCATGGTGTAACGCATTACTGTGCCGCCCCAATTGTGCATAACCTATTAGTCAATGCTCCTGATGAATTGAAGGAGGGCGTACCTACCGGTGTGAAAGGCTTAATCGCCGGCGCCGCTCCTCCCGCTTCCATCATCGAAGGCATGGAAAAGCTTGGCTTTGATTTGACGCACGTCTACGGCTTAACTGAAGTCTATGGACCTGCAGCAGTTTGTGTGAAGCAGGATGAGTGGAATGAAGTGGATATTGGTGAGAGAGCTCGCCTTAATGCTCGCCAAGGTGTTCGTTATCACATGCAACAAGCGATTGCCGTTCTTGATCCTGAAACCCTTGAACCTGTTCCTGCCGATGGCGAGACGATGGGTGAGATTATGTTTAAGGGCAATATCGCCATGAAGGGTTACCTCAAGAATGAGAAGGCAACTAAAGAGGCCTTTGAGGGTGGCTGGTTTCATTCCGGTGATTTGGCGGTTATGAACCCCGATGGTTATGTGAAGATGAAAGATCGTAGCAAAGACATCATCATCTCTGGCGGAGAAAATATTTCCTCTGTAGAGGTTGAAGATGTCCTCTATCGTCACCCAGCAGTAATAGCCGCTGCAGTAGTGGCAAAGCCCGACCCTAAGTGGGGCGAGACACCTTGCGCCTTCTTGGAAATCAAGCCAGGCATGGAGGTTACTCCTGCCGACATCATCACCCATTGCAAGCAGCATCTCGCTGGTTTTAAGGTGCCCAGAGCGATTGTATTTTGTGAGCTACCGAAGACCTCTACCGGCAAGATCCAGAAGTTTGAACTTCGTAAGCAGGCTGGTTCGGCTTCGGCAATCGATGTCTAG
- the rplS gene encoding ribosomal protein L19, with translation MNLIEKIEQEEIARLSANKVLPAFAPGDTVVVGVNVVEGTRKRTQAFEGVVIAKRNRGLNSSFIVRKISSGEGVERTFQTYSPLIASIEVKRRGDVRRAKLYYLRDRSGKSARIKEKLPARKVKAVAETVA, from the coding sequence ATGAATTTGATCGAAAAAATTGAGCAAGAAGAAATTGCTCGCTTAAGTGCTAACAAGGTACTCCCTGCTTTCGCTCCTGGCGACACAGTGGTTGTTGGCGTAAACGTAGTTGAAGGTACACGTAAGCGTACCCAGGCCTTTGAAGGCGTTGTGATTGCTAAGCGCAATCGCGGACTGAACTCTAGCTTTATCGTTCGCAAGATTTCATCTGGCGAAGGCGTAGAGCGTACATTCCAAACTTACTCACCATTGATCGCTAGCATTGAAGTGAAGCGTCGCGGTGATGTACGTCGCGCGAAGTTGTACTACTTGCGTGATCGTTCAGGTAAGTCTGCACGTATTAAAGAAAAACTTCCTGCGCGTAAAGTTAAAGCAGTTGCTGAGACTGTAGCGTAA
- a CDS encoding histone deacetylase superfamily protein, which translates to MTTGYITHPDFLKHEMGSHHPECPERIQAINDQLIRSGIDRFLHHLDAPLATEDQLELVHSPDHIAFVKERSPASGYFMLDGDTIMNPHTWSAALRAAGAAIAGVDAVMKGEVENVFCAIRPPGHHAEPTRSMGFCVFDNVAVAARYAMETYDIERVAIIDFDVHHGNGTEAAFFNDPNVLMCSFFQHPFYPYSGLDGANNMVNVPLPASTRGDVVRSIVEEQWLPRLRDFEPELIIISAGFDAHREDDLGQMGLVEDDYAWITKQLKGVASQYSQGRIVSCLEGGYNLSALGRSVVAHVKALADI; encoded by the coding sequence ATGACAACAGGATACATAACTCATCCAGATTTTCTAAAACATGAGATGGGTAGCCACCATCCCGAGTGCCCGGAGCGGATTCAGGCAATCAATGATCAATTGATTCGCAGTGGTATCGATCGCTTTCTGCACCACTTAGATGCACCATTAGCAACCGAAGATCAACTGGAATTAGTCCATAGCCCAGACCATATTGCCTTTGTTAAAGAGCGCTCACCAGCAAGCGGTTACTTCATGCTTGATGGCGACACCATCATGAATCCCCATACTTGGAGCGCTGCACTCCGTGCGGCTGGTGCCGCTATTGCAGGTGTTGATGCAGTAATGAAGGGCGAGGTTGAGAATGTGTTTTGCGCCATTCGTCCACCAGGGCATCATGCAGAACCAACCCGCTCCATGGGCTTTTGTGTCTTTGATAACGTTGCTGTAGCAGCGCGGTATGCGATGGAGACATACGATATTGAACGGGTAGCCATCATCGATTTTGATGTACATCACGGCAACGGTACTGAAGCTGCATTTTTTAATGATCCCAATGTCCTGATGTGTAGCTTCTTCCAGCATCCGTTTTATCCATACAGTGGTTTGGATGGAGCAAATAATATGGTGAATGTTCCGCTTCCTGCATCTACGCGCGGCGATGTGGTGCGCTCGATAGTAGAAGAGCAGTGGTTGCCGCGTCTACGGGACTTTGAGCCGGAGCTCATCATCATCTCCGCAGGCTTTGATGCACACCGTGAGGATGATTTAGGGCAGATGGGCTTGGTAGAGGACGACTATGCCTGGATTACCAAACAGCTTAAAGGCGTTGCAAGCCAGTACTCCCAGGGCCGTATTGTCAGTTGCCTGGAGGGTGGTTACAACCTTTCTGCCCTAGGCCGAAGTGTGGTGGCGCACGTTAAGGCGCTTGCTGACATTTGA
- the trmD gene encoding tRNA (guanine-N1)-methyltransferase — protein sequence MRFDVVTLFPEMFSALTRWGVTGRACEQGLSSVNLWNPRDYCSDPRKTVDDRAYGGGPGMVMMAKPLEDTISAVKTAHQVQHIVSGPICLLAPQGEVFSQKIATDILNYGNLTFICGRYEAVDQRFIDRNVDLQLSMGDFVVSGGELPAMTMMDAVIRLIPGALGDGESAVQDSFINGLLDYPHYTRPEIYENLSVPDVLLGGHHAKIADWRRQKSLELTLRLRPDLIKSARANGLLSKEDEQFLRTL from the coding sequence ATGCGCTTTGATGTAGTCACCTTATTTCCTGAAATGTTCTCCGCCCTCACGCGGTGGGGTGTTACTGGACGCGCTTGTGAGCAAGGTCTGAGTAGCGTTAATCTCTGGAATCCTCGCGATTACTGTTCCGATCCACGTAAGACTGTGGATGATCGTGCATACGGCGGTGGCCCTGGCATGGTCATGATGGCAAAACCTTTAGAAGATACGATATCTGCTGTTAAAACAGCTCATCAAGTTCAACATATTGTTTCTGGTCCAATTTGCCTCCTAGCGCCTCAAGGGGAGGTCTTTTCTCAGAAGATAGCGACAGATATCCTCAATTACGGTAATTTAACCTTTATTTGTGGTCGATATGAGGCTGTTGACCAGCGTTTTATCGATCGAAACGTCGATTTACAGCTTTCTATGGGTGATTTTGTGGTTTCGGGCGGTGAATTGCCTGCCATGACCATGATGGATGCGGTCATTCGCCTCATTCCAGGGGCATTAGGTGACGGGGAGTCTGCTGTCCAAGACAGCTTTATAAATGGCCTTTTAGACTATCCGCACTACACCCGCCCAGAAATATATGAAAATTTATCTGTTCCGGACGTGCTTTTGGGTGGACATCACGCTAAAATAGCAGATTGGCGTCGGCAGAAGTCTTTAGAGCTGACGCTAAGGCTTAGACCTGATTTAATTAAATCGGCAAGAGCTAATGGGTTGCTAAGTAAAGAAGATGAGCAATTTCTTCGAACGCTGTAA
- a CDS encoding 16S rRNA processing protein RimM, translating to MNTPSLDDLIELGAVQDAQGLQGQIKVRPHSSEPVALLSSKELWLSLIPRRSAGVAASHEQASLKLYKVKQAKMHSGTVVIALDGITDRDQAEALKGARILVGRDVFPKAESDSYYWVDLIGCRAVNLQGESLGEVTDVNDNGAHGIIALGDPETKAVKQLVPFVKEAVQNVDLPNRLITLDWQADW from the coding sequence ATGAACACACCTTCCTTGGATGATTTGATTGAGCTCGGTGCAGTTCAGGATGCTCAAGGCTTACAGGGTCAGATTAAGGTTCGCCCTCATTCTTCTGAACCCGTAGCACTCTTATCTAGCAAAGAACTTTGGTTATCCCTCATTCCTAGGCGGAGTGCGGGTGTTGCTGCGTCTCATGAGCAGGCTTCATTAAAGCTTTACAAGGTGAAGCAAGCCAAGATGCACAGTGGTACCGTAGTCATTGCCCTGGATGGAATCACTGATCGGGATCAAGCTGAGGCATTAAAAGGCGCACGCATCTTAGTCGGCCGTGATGTCTTTCCAAAAGCAGAGAGTGACAGCTATTACTGGGTTGATCTAATCGGTTGCAGAGCAGTTAATCTTCAAGGCGAGAGTCTGGGTGAGGTGACTGACGTTAACGATAACGGCGCCCATGGAATTATTGCTCTTGGCGACCCAGAAACCAAAGCAGTAAAACAGCTGGTGCCTTTCGTAAAAGAAGCGGTGCAAAACGTTGACTTGCCCAATAGACTGATAACTCTGGACTGGCAAGCCGACTGGTAG
- the rpsP gene encoding ribosomal protein S16, producing MVVIRLARGGSKKRPFYSIVATDKRNRRDSNFIERIGYFNPQAAATEQAMRIAQDRLTYWTGVGAQISPTVVRLIKNNPAV from the coding sequence ATGGTCGTCATTCGACTGGCACGCGGCGGTTCAAAGAAGCGCCCTTTTTATAGCATCGTGGCTACAGACAAGCGCAATCGTCGCGACTCGAACTTTATCGAGCGTATTGGTTACTTCAATCCACAGGCAGCAGCGACAGAGCAAGCAATGCGTATTGCTCAAGATCGTTTGACCTATTGGACTGGTGTTGGCGCGCAGATCTCTCCAACAGTAGTTCGTTTGATCAAAAACAATCCTGCGGTCTAA
- a CDS encoding Putative transmembrane protein yields MKKYKLLFCSLGLFFPGTGLNCFYLQGLKSFWGWAQLFSFIGGIAGWLILKDTHFHSAPGWVLITFGFITLEASWLTTIAYGLRADEKWDAQFNPGLEPSRATRSGWPVVLTVIFSLVFGAGVMMTFLAIAFEQFFISQLQEARKLSQ; encoded by the coding sequence ATGAAAAAATACAAACTCCTATTTTGTTCACTTGGATTATTTTTCCCTGGAACTGGCTTGAACTGTTTTTATTTGCAAGGGCTGAAATCCTTCTGGGGCTGGGCTCAACTGTTTTCATTTATTGGTGGAATCGCCGGCTGGTTGATTCTCAAAGATACGCACTTCCACTCTGCTCCGGGTTGGGTATTAATTACATTTGGATTCATCACCCTCGAGGCAAGCTGGCTAACCACTATCGCCTATGGCTTGCGCGCTGATGAAAAGTGGGATGCCCAATTTAATCCAGGCCTAGAACCCAGCAGGGCAACCCGGTCAGGCTGGCCGGTTGTGCTGACTGTCATTTTTTCTTTAGTATTTGGTGCCGGTGTGATGATGACCTTCTTAGCAATTGCATTTGAGCAATTCTTCATCTCCCAGCTTCAGGAAGCAAGAAAGCTATCCCAATAG
- a CDS encoding Electron transfer flavoprotein beta-subunit encodes MKILVAVKRVVDYNVKIRVKSDNSGVDLANVKMSMNPFDEIAVEEAVRLKEAGVATEVVVVSAGPTQCQETLRTALAIGADRAILVETDAELQPLAVAKILKALSEKEQAQIVILGKQAIDDDSNQTGQMLASLMDIPQATFASKVLVADGKASVTREVDGGLETIAITLPAVITTDLNAAVPELTNLLG; translated from the coding sequence ATGAAAATCTTAGTGGCAGTAAAACGCGTTGTTGATTACAACGTCAAAATTCGGGTGAAATCAGATAACTCTGGTGTCGATCTGGCAAACGTCAAAATGAGCATGAATCCATTTGATGAGATTGCAGTAGAAGAGGCGGTGCGATTAAAAGAGGCTGGAGTTGCTACTGAGGTAGTAGTAGTTTCTGCTGGCCCAACTCAGTGCCAGGAAACCTTGCGTACTGCCTTAGCAATTGGGGCTGATCGTGCCATTTTGGTAGAAACCGATGCTGAATTACAGCCTTTAGCAGTTGCAAAAATTCTTAAAGCGCTCTCTGAAAAAGAACAGGCGCAGATCGTGATCTTGGGTAAACAAGCGATTGATGACGATAGCAATCAGACGGGTCAGATGTTGGCGAGCTTGATGGATATTCCACAAGCTACCTTTGCTTCCAAAGTGCTTGTTGCAGACGGTAAAGCGAGCGTGACTCGTGAGGTAGATGGTGGCTTGGAAACGATTGCAATTACTTTGCCCGCAGTCATCACGACTGACTTAAATGCCGCCGTACCTGAATTGACTAACTTACTCGGTTAA
- a CDS encoding Acyl-CoA dehydrogenase domain protein — protein MPYIAPVKDMLFVMNELAGLSELVSYPSYAEAGADVDLAPAILEESAKFNQDVVAPLNWPSDQSPSSLKDGVVTTAPGFKEAFEQFAAAGWQGVVHPAEFGGQGLPKLIATACFEMVHSASLSFALCPMLTDGAIEALLTAASPELQERYVPKMISGEWTGSMCLTEPQAGSDLSMVRSRAVPEVDGTYKIFGTKIYITYGEHDMAKNIVHLVLARTPDAPEGVKGISLFVVPKFLVNADGSLGERNDVHCVSIEHKLGIKASPTAVLQFGDHGGATAYLVGEENRGLEYMFVMMNAARFAVGMQGIAVAERAYQKAVQYAKDRVQSRDLAGSPGPVAIIHQPDVKRMLMTMRGYIEASRALAYYAAAAYDAQHASPDEAARKQNQAVYEFLVPIVKGFSTEMSIEVASLGVQVHGGMGFIEETGAAQHYRDARILTIYEGTTAIQANDLIGRKTVRDGGATAKLFSEKIQQTERDLANSATADATAVLKQLTSARIAFESAVAYLVANAKTDIKAVYAGSVAYLRLCGLVLGAWQMARALLAAQELRAGDPNFYDAKIATARFFAENLLPHSQALATSILESGQSTNALTAEQF, from the coding sequence ATGCCGTATATAGCCCCAGTAAAAGATATGCTATTTGTGATGAACGAACTAGCTGGGCTATCCGAGCTTGTTTCCTATCCCTCCTATGCTGAGGCTGGCGCTGATGTGGATTTGGCTCCAGCGATTCTGGAGGAGTCTGCCAAATTTAATCAAGACGTTGTAGCACCCTTGAACTGGCCTAGTGATCAAAGTCCTAGCTCACTAAAGGATGGAGTTGTAACAACTGCGCCAGGCTTTAAAGAGGCTTTCGAACAATTTGCTGCGGCGGGTTGGCAGGGTGTTGTGCACCCTGCAGAGTTTGGCGGTCAAGGTTTGCCTAAACTCATTGCTACTGCCTGCTTTGAGATGGTGCATTCAGCTAGCCTGTCGTTTGCTTTATGCCCGATGCTGACCGATGGTGCGATTGAGGCCTTGTTAACTGCGGCAAGCCCTGAGTTGCAAGAACGCTATGTACCTAAGATGATCTCTGGGGAATGGACTGGATCCATGTGCCTCACTGAGCCTCAAGCAGGTTCTGATCTATCGATGGTGCGCTCTCGTGCCGTGCCTGAGGTTGATGGCACATACAAAATTTTTGGCACCAAGATCTACATCACCTATGGTGAGCACGACATGGCAAAGAATATTGTCCATCTCGTATTAGCTAGAACGCCAGATGCGCCGGAGGGCGTGAAGGGTATTTCTTTATTTGTGGTGCCGAAGTTCTTGGTAAATGCAGACGGTTCACTGGGTGAGCGTAATGATGTTCATTGTGTCTCGATTGAGCATAAGCTTGGCATCAAGGCCAGCCCAACCGCAGTCTTACAGTTTGGCGATCACGGCGGTGCAACCGCTTACTTGGTTGGCGAGGAAAACCGTGGTCTGGAATATATGTTCGTCATGATGAATGCCGCTCGCTTTGCAGTCGGTATGCAGGGTATTGCAGTTGCAGAACGTGCTTATCAAAAAGCAGTGCAATATGCAAAAGATCGAGTTCAAAGTCGCGATTTAGCTGGTTCTCCAGGACCAGTAGCCATTATTCATCAGCCTGATGTGAAGCGGATGCTGATGACTATGCGCGGCTACATTGAGGCATCTAGAGCCTTGGCGTATTACGCTGCCGCCGCTTATGATGCGCAACATGCATCCCCTGATGAAGCGGCTCGTAAGCAGAATCAAGCGGTATATGAATTCTTGGTGCCGATTGTGAAAGGCTTCTCGACTGAGATGTCGATTGAGGTTGCAAGTTTAGGTGTGCAGGTTCATGGTGGCATGGGTTTCATCGAAGAGACAGGCGCCGCGCAACACTATCGTGATGCCCGTATCCTGACAATTTATGAGGGCACCACAGCTATTCAGGCAAATGATTTGATTGGCAGAAAAACAGTGCGTGATGGTGGTGCAACTGCAAAGCTGTTCTCAGAAAAAATCCAACAAACTGAGAGAGATCTCGCAAACAGCGCTACTGCCGATGCAACAGCAGTGTTAAAGCAATTAACTTCAGCGCGTATTGCTTTTGAATCTGCTGTTGCCTACCTCGTGGCAAATGCTAAGACGGATATCAAGGCTGTCTATGCGGGTAGCGTTGCTTACTTGCGTTTATGTGGTTTGGTATTGGGTGCATGGCAAATGGCTCGTGCTTTACTGGCTGCGCAGGAGTTGCGTGCAGGTGATCCGAATTTCTATGACGCTAAGATTGCCACTGCACGATTCTTTGCAGAAAATCTATTGCCACATTCTCAAGCTCTCGCAACATCGATATTGGAGAGTGGGCAATCTACTAATGCACTGACAGCGGAGCAGTTCTAA
- a CDS encoding NUDIX hydrolase, whose amino-acid sequence MIQNQKPQEQKLSAATPLSFDAQAIPIHEVCADQPVVAAHHLHPANLKSRFLSPPDWQPEITDENRQVIAAGIIQNRQAAGKITQAAVLIPLLLKNDGLSVLLTQRTDHLHDHAGQISFPGGRMDPGDSSPNDTALRESEEEIGLDRQGVEIIGHLPQYLTVSGYSVTPVVGLVKPQAEYALDAFEVADVFEVPLHFLMDPANHQVRVWESDQGSRRFYSMPYENRFIWGATAGMLRNLYHLLKV is encoded by the coding sequence ATGATTCAGAATCAGAAACCCCAAGAGCAAAAATTGAGTGCAGCCACTCCATTGAGCTTTGATGCGCAGGCGATTCCGATTCATGAGGTATGTGCAGATCAACCCGTCGTAGCTGCACATCATTTGCATCCAGCGAATCTGAAAAGTCGTTTTCTAAGTCCTCCTGATTGGCAGCCAGAGATCACGGATGAAAATCGTCAGGTCATTGCGGCAGGCATTATTCAAAATCGCCAAGCTGCTGGAAAAATAACCCAGGCGGCAGTCCTGATCCCTTTACTCCTGAAGAATGATGGACTCTCAGTATTACTAACTCAAAGAACTGATCATTTGCATGATCATGCTGGTCAAATTAGCTTTCCGGGCGGACGCATGGATCCAGGTGACTCCAGTCCGAATGACACCGCTCTACGAGAGAGTGAAGAAGAAATCGGTTTAGATCGGCAAGGGGTGGAGATCATTGGCCATTTGCCTCAGTATTTAACGGTTTCGGGCTATAGTGTGACGCCAGTTGTGGGATTGGTAAAACCTCAGGCAGAATATGCCTTAGATGCTTTTGAAGTCGCAGATGTTTTTGAAGTGCCTTTACATTTTTTAATGGACCCTGCAAATCATCAAGTGCGGGTCTGGGAGAGTGATCAGGGTAGTCGTCGGTTTTATTCAATGCCCTATGAAAATCGCTTTATCTGGGGCGCTACTGCGGGCATGTTGCGTAACCTTTATCATTTATTAAAAGTATGA